From Bdellovibrionota bacterium, the proteins below share one genomic window:
- a CDS encoding RHS repeat-associated core domain-containing protein: MGLPVAFLVILVVGSAKTQTIQYIYDAVPTHAPYLDSFYSYSYDKNGNLNTITNRYTGVVKQRLEYNSLNKLLRATAGTSVTEYRYDANGSRIEKIGPAGTEKYYGLIEAKGNTKTYYYFLGSRRVAQRTIGGNLYFHQQDHLGSASVVTDQNGTVVSRNSYHEFGSIKWQEGAGGISDYTYNDKRWDKETNFYDYGARAYNAKMFKFTTPDSIVPDPKNPQSLNRYAYVKNNPLTYIDPTGHADRNANDYQFPIYLGQNTWDLGIIWMGHKISHAQYYQLMEFYHGHHPAERPGIGWAPPPNFPRDLAGLAGALLGYLDSKVDAVLGQGASEGISLSLAFAGIPEGAGGKVIGGASRFLQRSGTKLFSWEERGQILQLAAREAVSAKQNERVLNVFLKANAKTVDKDGYLYAGLALDSKGRITEINWGLMPDLSDEAAQAVKEGGLFRVDASFRLNPETGAFSVGGIQSRIPAGASTDFTDTLNRVETIFWSAAQRDYPIR, from the coding sequence ATGGGTTTGCCTGTTGCGTTTCTCGTGATCCTTGTCGTGGGATCCGCGAAAACTCAGACCATTCAGTACATCTACGACGCCGTTCCGACGCACGCTCCCTACTTGGATAGTTTCTATTCGTACAGCTACGACAAGAACGGCAATCTCAATACGATCACGAATCGCTACACCGGAGTCGTAAAGCAGCGTTTAGAGTACAACTCCCTTAATAAACTTCTTCGAGCAACCGCCGGCACCTCGGTCACGGAGTATCGGTACGATGCCAACGGAAGCCGAATCGAAAAGATCGGACCGGCCGGCACGGAAAAGTATTACGGCCTCATCGAGGCCAAAGGGAATACGAAGACGTATTACTACTTTCTCGGAAGCCGGCGAGTCGCCCAGCGAACCATCGGCGGCAATTTATATTTTCACCAGCAGGACCATCTTGGTTCGGCATCTGTTGTGACCGACCAAAACGGGACCGTCGTTTCTCGAAACAGTTACCACGAATTCGGGTCAATCAAGTGGCAAGAGGGGGCTGGAGGGATCAGCGACTATACGTATAACGACAAGCGCTGGGACAAGGAGACGAACTTCTACGACTACGGAGCGAGGGCGTACAACGCGAAGATGTTTAAGTTTACGACGCCAGATTCAATTGTTCCCGACCCGAAGAATCCACAGAGCTTGAATCGTTACGCGTACGTTAAGAATAACCCGCTTACATACATCGATCCCACCGGACATGCTGATAGAAATGCCAATGACTATCAGTTTCCTATTTATTTGGGGCAGAACACGTGGGATTTAGGAATTATATGGATGGGTCATAAAATCTCCCATGCGCAATATTACCAATTGATGGAATTTTATCATGGCCACCATCCGGCGGAGCGTCCAGGAATCGGGTGGGCTCCTCCCCCTAATTTTCCAAGGGATCTTGCAGGACTTGCGGGAGCATTGCTCGGCTATCTTGATAGTAAGGTAGACGCCGTCCTTGGCCAGGGTGCATCGGAGGGAATAAGTCTTAGTTTGGCTTTTGCGGGGATACCTGAAGGAGCAGGGGGAAAGGTTATTGGTGGTGCCAGCCGTTTCTTGCAACGCTCAGGAACTAAATTATTTTCATGGGAGGAACGAGGGCAGATTCTCCAACTCGCAGCCCGAGAGGCCGTAAGCGCAAAGCAAAATGAACGCGTCCTGAACGTTTTTCTCAAAGCAAACGCCAAGACAGTTGACAAAGACGGATACTTGTATGCGGGCCTAGCGCTTGATTCCAAAGGCAGAATCACGGAGATCAATTGGGGTCTCATGCCCGACCTTTCCGACGAGGCTGCCCAAGCAGTCAAAGAGGGTGGGTTATTCAGGGTGGATGCAAGTTTCCGACTCAATCCGGAAACCGGTGCGTTCTCTGTGGGGGGAATCCAGTCAAGGATTCCGGCCGGCGCAAGTACTGACTTCACTGATACCCTGAATCGGGTCGAAACAATATTTTGGAGTGCGGCACAACGTGATTACCCAATACGATAA